From one Gemmatimonadota bacterium genomic stretch:
- a CDS encoding prolyl oligopeptidase family serine peptidase: MRYDRPTTRPHLVMAFASPPPMASVRANRGGEDTRASTRARSRSALHGAALVLVGMLTALLPQAPAAAQSFTLGEVMSAPFPGGLVAAPGGGAFAWVQNDRGARNVWVASAPDYRGRALTSWEGDNGQEVGSLTFTPDGAQIVFVRGGAPNRAGEIPNPTSEPEWPDRAVYRVAVAGGEPVRLAAGSGPVIAPNGEVVAYTDRGQVWTVPLAGGDAEQLLQMRGGASSLTFSPDGTQLALVSGRGDHSFVGIVDVASGAVQWIDPSVDLDGEPAWSSDGRRLAFVRRPNVRDQLPFEPRRSGHPWSIRVHDVASGETRTAFEADEGPGSVFQGTASADQLLWSGDRIVFPWEKTGWINLYSVPATGGTARPLVTGAFEVEFATPTPDGSAVLVASNQDDIDRRHVWRVDVASGRSTLLTPGTGIEWEPVSDGARVAFLASGPRTPAHARILEGSGSRPLDPDALEGFPSDELVEPTQVIFSAADGMPIHAQLFLPEDLRAGERRPAVVFFHGGSRRQMLLGFHYRDYYHNAYALNQYLAAQGYVVLSVNYRSGTGYGLDFREALDYGARGASEFNDVLGAGLYLRGRADVDPDRIGLWGGSYGGYLTALGLARASDLFAAGVDIHGVHDWNVVVKGFVPSYNAEARAEWSDLAYRSSPMAFLDGWRSPVLVIHGDDDRNVPFSESVDLVESLRDRGIEAEQLIFPDEVHGFLLHRNWLAAYEATAGFFARTLRSGRVSAR, from the coding sequence ATGCGCTACGATCGTCCCACGACTCGGCCCCATCTCGTCATGGCCTTCGCGTCCCCTCCTCCCATGGCGTCTGTGCGCGCCAACCGAGGAGGCGAGGACACCCGCGCGAGCACCCGGGCGCGCTCGCGGAGCGCCCTGCATGGAGCCGCGCTCGTGCTGGTGGGGATGCTCACCGCGCTGCTCCCTCAGGCACCGGCCGCCGCCCAGTCCTTCACCCTCGGCGAGGTGATGTCCGCACCGTTCCCGGGCGGTCTCGTGGCGGCCCCGGGAGGGGGTGCCTTCGCGTGGGTCCAGAACGATCGCGGCGCCCGCAACGTGTGGGTGGCCAGCGCGCCCGACTACCGCGGCCGCGCGCTTACGAGCTGGGAGGGCGACAACGGCCAGGAGGTGGGCAGCCTGACGTTCACACCGGACGGAGCGCAGATCGTCTTCGTACGGGGAGGGGCGCCCAACCGCGCGGGGGAGATCCCCAATCCGACCAGTGAACCGGAGTGGCCCGACCGGGCCGTGTACCGGGTGGCGGTGGCCGGTGGCGAGCCCGTCCGGCTCGCCGCGGGCAGCGGACCGGTGATCGCACCGAACGGGGAGGTGGTGGCCTACACCGACCGGGGTCAGGTCTGGACCGTGCCGCTCGCGGGCGGTGACGCCGAACAGCTCCTGCAGATGAGGGGCGGCGCGTCGTCGCTGACCTTCTCCCCCGACGGGACGCAGCTCGCGCTGGTCAGTGGACGCGGCGACCATTCGTTCGTCGGCATCGTGGACGTGGCGAGCGGCGCTGTGCAGTGGATCGATCCCTCGGTCGATCTCGACGGGGAACCGGCCTGGTCCAGCGACGGCCGCCGGCTCGCCTTCGTCCGACGGCCCAACGTGCGCGATCAGCTCCCGTTCGAGCCACGTCGCAGCGGCCATCCGTGGTCCATCCGGGTGCACGACGTGGCGAGCGGCGAGACCCGCACGGCCTTCGAGGCCGACGAGGGTCCAGGCAGCGTCTTCCAGGGCACCGCTTCCGCGGATCAGCTGTTGTGGTCGGGCGACCGCATCGTCTTCCCGTGGGAGAAGACGGGCTGGATCAACCTGTACTCGGTCCCTGCCACCGGAGGGACTGCCCGCCCACTCGTGACGGGCGCCTTCGAGGTGGAGTTCGCGACGCCCACGCCGGACGGGAGCGCGGTGCTCGTCGCCTCCAACCAGGACGACATCGATCGGCGCCACGTCTGGCGGGTGGACGTGGCCAGTGGGCGCAGCACGCTTCTCACCCCGGGCACCGGGATCGAATGGGAGCCGGTGAGCGACGGCGCGCGGGTGGCGTTCCTGGCCTCGGGGCCGCGCACACCGGCGCACGCCCGCATCCTGGAGGGATCGGGTTCGCGCCCGCTGGATCCGGACGCGCTGGAAGGCTTCCCGAGCGACGAACTGGTCGAGCCCACGCAGGTGATCTTCAGCGCCGCGGACGGCATGCCCATCCACGCGCAGCTGTTCCTTCCGGAGGACCTGCGGGCCGGGGAACGGCGTCCGGCCGTGGTGTTCTTCCACGGGGGCTCGCGCCGGCAGATGCTGCTGGGCTTCCACTACCGCGACTACTACCACAACGCCTACGCCCTGAACCAGTACCTCGCCGCGCAGGGCTACGTGGTGCTGTCGGTCAACTACCGCAGCGGGACCGGCTACGGGCTCGACTTCCGCGAAGCCCTCGACTACGGCGCGCGCGGCGCCAGCGAGTTCAACGATGTGCTGGGGGCGGGGCTGTATCTGCGCGGACGCGCGGACGTGGACCCGGATCGCATCGGGCTCTGGGGAGGCTCGTACGGTGGGTATCTGACGGCGCTGGGATTGGCGCGCGCATCGGACCTCTTCGCGGCGGGCGTCGACATCCACGGTGTGCACGACTGGAACGTGGTGGTGAAGGGCTTCGTGCCCTCCTATAACGCCGAGGCCCGGGCCGAGTGGTCCGACCTGGCCTACCGGTCCTCCCCGATGGCCTTCCTGGACGGGTGGCGCTCGCCCGTCCTGGTGATCCACGGGGATGACGACCGCAACGTGCCGTTCAGCGAGAGCGTGGATCTCGTCGAGTCGCTGCGGGACCGCGGCATCGAGGCCGAGCAACTGATCTTTCCGGACGAGGTGCACGGCTTCCTCCTGCACCGGAACTGGCTCGCGGCGTACGAGGCCACGGCCGGCTTCTTTGCGCGTACGTTGCGGAGCGGGCGGGTGTCGGCGCGATAG